The proteins below come from a single uncultured Dethiosulfovibrio sp. genomic window:
- a CDS encoding transporter substrate-binding domain-containing protein has product MEPPYLIRKSDGELDGFFVDLIKALAETENLKISFRVGGWEDLRQSIHRGRIDVVLGTPHPVPKDREPFSYLQVYNVDPGDFGGENPLSRPLRRVSGKDLGDLCFSVPVVEEPYSCMVKRDSDVKSLRDLKDQSVVVQSGSPALEFLSNGGLTSRMIAVASLEDAMRLVSSGIYPGSLMGTYQGLYLREQLGFKNLEYLMPPVFTLERGMVIAKGDAGLAMKLGRAFEGMRQTGAYRRLLSRWFGGYDTTIIDRDLAMKIGAVFVAVLFLIGGWNIILKREVARITREREKILDFTRDGIVAVDREGHVSMINKVAQDLLAVDEMVVGLWSEDVIPDVDFSTVLQTGEAVFDVEQNLRGSLVIANKAPVMYRGIVYGAIATFRDMTEIHALAEEITGVRMYVESLRVQNHEFQNKLQAIAGLIQMGRYEKAIEFITNEAKPASSSTSFVSENIKNPAVGGIVIGKVGRCRELGIDIRIDPDSFCNETEGISDQAMVVIIGNLLENGIEAVLASGVENPKLEFAIFDESNRIMISVVDNGGTMTDEIASRMFTKGFSTKTRSRPSGFGLYNVKKLVDAMEGDLSVDYVTGEYTEFMVTLPNGGI; this is encoded by the coding sequence GTGGAACCTCCCTACCTCATAAGGAAGTCCGACGGAGAGCTTGATGGTTTTTTCGTCGATCTCATAAAAGCCCTTGCGGAGACGGAAAATCTGAAAATCAGCTTCAGGGTCGGCGGATGGGAGGATCTTCGCCAATCTATCCATAGGGGAAGGATCGACGTGGTTTTAGGGACTCCCCACCCGGTTCCGAAGGACAGGGAACCTTTTTCCTATCTTCAGGTCTACAACGTCGACCCCGGTGATTTCGGCGGGGAAAATCCTTTAAGTCGTCCCCTCCGAAGAGTGTCGGGCAAAGACCTAGGTGACCTGTGTTTTTCCGTTCCGGTTGTGGAGGAGCCCTATTCCTGTATGGTTAAAAGGGACAGCGACGTAAAGTCCCTCAGAGACCTAAAGGACCAGTCAGTGGTGGTGCAGAGCGGTTCTCCTGCTCTGGAGTTCCTTTCCAACGGTGGACTGACCTCTCGAATGATAGCCGTCGCCTCTCTGGAGGACGCCATGAGGCTGGTGTCCTCGGGCATATATCCAGGGTCTCTAATGGGAACCTATCAGGGGCTTTACCTGAGAGAACAGCTTGGTTTTAAAAACCTTGAATACCTAATGCCTCCGGTGTTTACCTTAGAGAGAGGGATGGTCATAGCTAAAGGGGATGCCGGGTTGGCGATGAAATTAGGGAGAGCTTTCGAGGGTATGAGGCAAACCGGCGCCTATAGAAGGCTCCTTTCCCGGTGGTTTGGCGGTTACGATACCACCATCATAGACAGAGATCTCGCCATGAAAATAGGTGCGGTGTTCGTGGCCGTCCTCTTCTTAATCGGTGGCTGGAACATCATCCTCAAAAGAGAGGTCGCCAGGATTACCAGAGAAAGGGAGAAAATCCTCGATTTTACCAGAGACGGCATAGTGGCGGTGGACAGAGAAGGCCACGTTTCGATGATAAACAAAGTCGCCCAGGATCTTCTCGCGGTGGACGAAATGGTCGTAGGCCTATGGTCGGAGGACGTAATACCGGATGTCGACTTTTCCACGGTGCTCCAGACCGGAGAGGCGGTCTTTGACGTAGAACAGAACCTCCGGGGCTCTTTGGTAATAGCGAATAAGGCGCCGGTGATGTACAGAGGTATCGTCTACGGTGCCATCGCCACTTTCAGGGATATGACCGAGATCCACGCCCTAGCGGAGGAGATAACAGGAGTTCGGATGTACGTAGAGTCTCTCAGGGTACAGAACCACGAATTTCAGAATAAGCTCCAGGCCATAGCGGGCTTGATTCAGATGGGACGATATGAGAAGGCCATAGAGTTTATCACCAACGAGGCAAAACCGGCGAGTTCCTCCACCTCCTTCGTTTCGGAGAACATAAAAAACCCTGCCGTCGGAGGTATAGTCATAGGGAAAGTCGGTCGTTGCAGGGAATTAGGCATAGATATTCGTATAGACCCTGATAGCTTCTGTAACGAGACCGAAGGTATCAGCGATCAGGCCATGGTGGTCATAATAGGCAACCTTCTGGAGAACGGTATAGAGGCTGTTCTGGCTTCGGGAGTGGAAAATCCCAAACTGGAGTTTGCTATTTTTGACGAATCCAATAGAATAATGATCAGCGTGGTGGACAACGGTGGAACTATGACCGACGAAATAGCCTCCAGGATGTTCACGAAGGGCTTTTCGACCAAGACCAGAAGCCGCCCGTCTGGCTTCGGTCTCTACAACGTCAAGAAGCTGGTCGACGCTATGGAGGGGGATTTATCGGTGGATTATGTAACAGGGGAGTACACCGAATTTATGGTGACTCTTCCGAACGGAGGAATATAA
- a CDS encoding nitronate monooxygenase family protein, producing the protein MDMAVLQIGSHRPKYPLIQGGMGVMVSGPKLAGAVARSGAIGTIASVGLAAAHPDFTGRNYFETNQKAIKDYLAEARKTAGPEGILAVNCMVALTDYELHVRASCEGGANVIISGAGLPLKLPEYTRDYPDVALVPIVSSTKAAQLIMRRWQKTYGKAPDGFVVETPLYAGGHLGARDEAMVTDPALSLETVVPELVAFLKEAGLDIPVIAAGGIWDKEDVVKAFSLGARGVQMGTRFASTEEGDADIRFKQAYVDAVEEDVVLIQSPAGLPGRALRSPMVDRYLKGEVDSKPCIANCLTHCRYKKEKKTFCIAQALVEAYRGNWEQGLFFCGSNVTKVTEIERVEDIIQSLFVE; encoded by the coding sequence ATGGATATGGCTGTTCTACAGATCGGATCACACCGTCCCAAATACCCTCTTATACAGGGAGGCATGGGAGTCATGGTATCCGGTCCAAAACTGGCCGGAGCTGTGGCCCGATCCGGTGCGATCGGAACTATCGCATCGGTGGGATTGGCTGCTGCCCATCCCGACTTTACAGGAAGAAACTATTTTGAGACAAACCAGAAGGCGATAAAGGACTACCTAGCGGAGGCCAGGAAGACAGCGGGCCCAGAGGGAATCCTGGCGGTAAACTGTATGGTGGCACTCACGGACTACGAGCTCCACGTCAGAGCCTCCTGTGAGGGAGGAGCTAACGTGATCATCTCCGGGGCAGGTCTTCCCCTAAAGTTACCTGAGTATACCAGAGACTATCCTGATGTGGCCCTGGTGCCTATAGTCAGCTCCACGAAAGCCGCTCAGCTAATAATGAGGAGATGGCAGAAAACCTACGGGAAAGCTCCAGATGGATTTGTGGTAGAGACCCCCCTTTACGCCGGTGGACACTTAGGGGCCAGAGACGAGGCCATGGTAACCGACCCAGCCCTTTCGCTGGAGACAGTGGTTCCCGAACTGGTAGCATTTCTGAAGGAAGCGGGACTGGACATTCCGGTCATAGCCGCTGGCGGAATATGGGACAAAGAGGATGTCGTTAAAGCCTTTAGCCTCGGTGCAAGAGGCGTCCAGATGGGGACGAGGTTCGCCTCCACCGAAGAGGGAGACGCGGATATCAGGTTTAAACAGGCCTACGTGGACGCAGTGGAGGAGGACGTCGTGCTGATACAGAGCCCCGCCGGTCTGCCAGGAAGGGCCCTTCGCTCCCCTATGGTGGACCGCTACCTCAAAGGAGAGGTGGACAGCAAGCCCTGCATAGCCAACTGCCTGACCCACTGTCGCTATAAAAAGGAGAAGAAGACTTTCTGCATAGCCCAGGCCCTTGTAGAGGCATACAGAGGCAACTGGGAGCAGGGCCTGTTCTTCTGCGGAAGCAACGTCACTAAAGTCACCGAAATAGAGAGGGTGGAGGACATAATCCAGTCCCTTTTCGTAGAATAG
- a CDS encoding C4-dicarboxylate ABC transporter — translation MTMYHHSIAVLVVIAAVFALAKRMKVTTELSMFLGALSGALAHMLLPKGVDPRSSIGIAELLRHVVEGAFTYYDVCLIFMSATFFMALFKEAGGVAFIVRKIVRSFASRRIICLLLLTVVMLVPGAITGSGATTVLTVGALVGSVLAAMGVPETRRVALIFMLAAMSAAAPPINLWAMMAAAGANMPYVGFAKPLMILSVAGALFSTFYLAGKGEKVDTEKALSELPVPPEGWNWLKASLPFLTLVFLVLAGRLWPYAFPTVGLPLIFMICAVVTVLLSPVKLKIMDIATDTVKNLLGLVGIMVVVGSLIQVMALSGSRGLISLAVVTLPMTVLFATLWIILPLAEGLVQYAVAPLIGVPLIMLFNMKGLDPIISLSAWAVIWPLGDCLPPTAVVGRATVMEMGYKGRYFGEFVKACIVPSLFIALLCTLFLIYSKNLAFLGG, via the coding sequence ATGACCATGTACCATCACTCAATAGCCGTCCTGGTAGTTATAGCGGCGGTTTTTGCCCTGGCCAAACGGATGAAGGTCACCACCGAACTCTCTATGTTCCTAGGTGCCCTATCCGGAGCTCTGGCCCATATGCTCTTGCCGAAAGGGGTGGACCCTAGGTCCTCCATAGGGATAGCTGAACTCCTCCGTCACGTCGTCGAGGGAGCCTTCACCTACTACGATGTCTGTCTCATCTTCATGAGCGCAACCTTCTTTATGGCCCTCTTTAAGGAGGCCGGAGGAGTCGCCTTTATAGTTCGCAAGATAGTTCGCAGTTTCGCCAGCCGTAGAATCATCTGCCTGCTTCTCCTCACGGTGGTCATGCTGGTTCCCGGTGCTATAACCGGATCGGGCGCTACCACCGTCCTTACGGTAGGAGCTCTAGTTGGATCGGTTTTGGCCGCTATGGGAGTTCCCGAGACCAGGCGAGTTGCCCTGATCTTTATGCTGGCTGCCATGAGCGCTGCCGCACCTCCGATAAACCTCTGGGCAATGATGGCCGCCGCTGGAGCCAATATGCCCTACGTCGGTTTTGCCAAGCCCCTCATGATCCTGTCGGTTGCCGGTGCCCTTTTCTCCACCTTTTATCTGGCTGGTAAAGGGGAGAAGGTCGACACCGAGAAGGCCCTGTCCGAGCTTCCCGTCCCTCCAGAGGGCTGGAACTGGCTCAAGGCCAGCCTCCCTTTTCTGACTTTGGTTTTTCTCGTCTTGGCAGGTAGACTTTGGCCCTACGCTTTCCCCACTGTGGGGTTGCCCCTTATATTCATGATCTGTGCGGTGGTCACGGTTTTGCTCAGCCCCGTAAAGCTCAAAATAATGGACATAGCCACCGATACGGTCAAGAACCTTCTGGGACTGGTCGGAATAATGGTGGTCGTTGGCTCTCTAATTCAGGTTATGGCTCTCAGCGGTTCTAGAGGCCTTATCTCTTTGGCGGTGGTAACCCTGCCTATGACGGTACTCTTCGCCACACTTTGGATAATACTCCCCCTGGCGGAAGGTCTGGTTCAGTACGCAGTAGCGCCTCTGATAGGGGTTCCTCTTATAATGCTTTTCAACATGAAAGGTCTCGATCCGATCATCTCCCTTTCCGCTTGGGCCGTTATATGGCCCCTGGGAGACTGTCTGCCGCCTACGGCGGTCGTCGGCAGGGCCACGGTGATGGAGATGGGCTATAAGGGCCGCTACTTCGGCGAATTCGTCAAGGCCTGTATAGTTCCCTCTCTTTTCATAGCTTTGCTGTGTACTCTGTTCCTCATATACAGCAAAAACCTGGCTTTCCTTGGAGGTTAG
- a CDS encoding C69 family dipeptidase, giving the protein MSKKFGKGVLLALAAMFTASAAFACTPIGVGRDATVDGSVITSHTCDGWYDNRIQIVPGEKFKDGAMAPVYQHVCHGTQPTRPLQKVLEIPQAKETYTYFHVGYPFMNEHQLMFGEDTWSGRDELYAKDGAFWIETLEIFGLQRAKTAREAIKVMGELAEKYGYSDGGETLIIADTKELWVFDICGPGMLWSPDSGKPGAIWAARRVPDDHVVVCANRSRIGVIDFNDKENFMHSKNVTELAEQMGWWTPGTEFNFSKAYNPNPYGSGHYQSLREWRAFSLLAPSQNFEPRSQAYDYPFSVKPDKKVAVQDIMAIFRDHLEGTDYDLTKGMAAGPFGNPHRWPTPKSVRPEGKENMDWPRAISMFRCSYSFVSQSREWLPDPVGGVLWFGQDSPDTTLYVPIYCGTTKVPAGWSEGVRHEYDPNSAWWAFNFVNNWAQLRWDSMIVDINEEQQKWEKEFFMQQNAVEKEAAELYKKDPAKAVAFLTDYTYGNMEKVQDAWWSLAWKLVGKYQDGYMMSPEGKQVQLGYPTWWLEAVGFGEGFVD; this is encoded by the coding sequence ATGTCAAAAAAATTCGGAAAAGGAGTATTGCTCGCTCTGGCAGCTATGTTCACCGCGTCAGCGGCCTTTGCCTGCACCCCTATCGGAGTTGGTCGTGACGCCACGGTAGACGGATCGGTTATAACCAGCCATACCTGCGATGGATGGTACGATAATCGGATTCAGATAGTTCCTGGTGAGAAGTTTAAGGACGGAGCGATGGCGCCGGTTTATCAGCATGTATGTCATGGGACCCAGCCTACAAGGCCTCTCCAGAAGGTTTTAGAGATTCCTCAGGCAAAAGAGACCTATACCTACTTCCACGTAGGGTATCCCTTTATGAACGAGCATCAGCTCATGTTCGGCGAGGATACCTGGAGCGGTAGGGACGAGCTCTACGCAAAGGATGGGGCTTTCTGGATCGAGACTCTGGAAATATTCGGTCTTCAGAGGGCCAAGACCGCCCGTGAGGCCATCAAGGTCATGGGCGAGCTCGCTGAGAAATACGGTTACAGCGACGGTGGGGAGACCCTCATAATCGCCGATACCAAAGAGCTTTGGGTCTTTGACATCTGCGGTCCTGGAATGCTCTGGAGCCCCGACAGCGGCAAGCCCGGTGCCATCTGGGCAGCCCGCAGGGTTCCCGACGATCACGTTGTCGTCTGTGCCAACCGCTCCAGAATAGGAGTCATCGACTTCAACGATAAAGAGAACTTCATGCACTCCAAAAACGTCACCGAGCTTGCTGAGCAGATGGGCTGGTGGACCCCTGGGACCGAGTTCAATTTCTCCAAGGCCTATAACCCCAATCCCTATGGGTCCGGTCACTACCAGTCCCTCAGGGAATGGAGAGCTTTCAGCCTTCTGGCTCCTTCTCAGAACTTCGAGCCCAGATCCCAGGCTTACGACTACCCCTTCTCCGTCAAGCCCGACAAGAAGGTCGCCGTACAGGATATAATGGCCATATTCAGGGATCACCTCGAGGGAACCGATTACGACCTTACCAAGGGCATGGCCGCTGGTCCCTTCGGCAACCCCCATCGCTGGCCCACTCCTAAGTCGGTTCGCCCTGAGGGCAAGGAAAACATGGATTGGCCTAGAGCTATCTCTATGTTCCGCTGTTCCTACAGCTTCGTATCCCAGAGCCGTGAGTGGCTTCCCGATCCAGTCGGTGGAGTCCTGTGGTTTGGTCAGGATTCACCTGACACCACCCTCTACGTCCCTATCTACTGCGGGACCACCAAAGTTCCTGCTGGATGGAGCGAGGGAGTTCGCCACGAATACGATCCTAACTCCGCTTGGTGGGCCTTCAACTTCGTGAACAACTGGGCTCAACTTCGTTGGGATTCGATGATTGTCGACATAAACGAAGAGCAGCAGAAGTGGGAGAAAGAGTTCTTCATGCAGCAGAACGCAGTGGAGAAAGAGGCCGCAGAGCTCTACAAGAAGGACCCTGCCAAGGCCGTCGCTTTCCTCACCGACTACACCTACGGCAACATGGAGAAGGTCCAGGACGCCTGGTGGAGTCTTGCATGGAAGCTGGTCGGCAAATATCAGGACGGTTATATGATGAGTCCTGAGGGCAAACAGGTTCAGCTTGGCTACCCCACTTGGTGGCTTGAGGCCGTCGGTTTCGGCGAGGGCTTCGTAGACTAG
- the cdd gene encoding cytidine deaminase — translation MDFARISEEHREELIKAASAAMKNAWSPYSRFSVGAAILMSDGEIITGCNVENSSFGLTNCAERTAVFSAITKGYGRGDFLSILIRTQGDEPSSPCGACRQVLSEFLSGDVVVVAVDDLGKSMSWTVKELLPDGFRL, via the coding sequence ATGGACTTTGCCAGGATTAGCGAGGAACACAGGGAAGAGCTCATCAAGGCGGCATCAGCGGCCATGAAAAACGCCTGGTCTCCTTACAGCAGGTTCTCCGTGGGGGCGGCAATCCTCATGTCCGACGGAGAGATAATCACCGGCTGTAACGTGGAAAACTCCTCCTTCGGTCTCACCAACTGTGCCGAGAGGACCGCCGTCTTTTCAGCTATTACGAAAGGCTACGGCAGAGGGGATTTTCTGTCCATACTTATAAGGACACAGGGGGATGAACCCAGTTCCCCCTGTGGCGCTTGTCGTCAGGTCCTCTCGGAGTTTTTAAGCGGAGACGTTGTCGTGGTCGCCGTCGACGATTTAGGTAAGTCGATGAGCTGGACGGTTAAGGAGCTGTTGCCCGATGGTTTCCGACTTTGA
- a CDS encoding succinylglutamate desuccinylase — translation MNLKSIKLAALLAAGGLVALSGSMFREHRFFQEPTVAGPGVTEVKKLSDFSSVIAGSVNDCNVYILDSGVPGGTAFIIGGTHPEEPASNLSAQIFVENAVVEQGRVIVVTRANTSASQITRNGEAYPRFYTVQTPWGEKKWRMGDRCTNALDSWPDPEVYVHYPSGQNLAYMDIRNLNRTWPGRPDGLVTERTNFAMMEMIRNEDVDVVLDYHEAELEYPVENTIVAHEKAQAVAAMTSMMLTSAVFPVPIGMEFSPTALHGLSHREIGDHSQAMSLLAEVAEPMLDRIRGITDEELLMSGRDRFVMKAGEHKLLYAPIDESGWPIDIRVGRHVTTFMTILDVFNQIDPSKAIVVSGIPSYQEMVDNGLGIYFKDPKSVPSDRIFMD, via the coding sequence ATGAACCTTAAATCGATAAAACTGGCAGCCCTTTTAGCAGCCGGTGGACTTGTGGCCCTTTCGGGGTCGATGTTCAGGGAGCATCGGTTCTTTCAGGAGCCGACGGTAGCCGGTCCAGGAGTAACGGAGGTTAAGAAACTGAGCGATTTCAGCTCCGTTATCGCTGGCTCCGTCAACGACTGCAACGTCTACATACTGGACAGCGGCGTTCCCGGTGGTACGGCCTTCATTATAGGTGGAACTCACCCGGAGGAACCTGCCAGCAACCTGAGTGCCCAGATATTCGTGGAGAACGCTGTGGTGGAACAGGGACGGGTCATAGTGGTTACTAGGGCCAACACCAGTGCCTCCCAGATAACCAGAAACGGTGAAGCCTATCCCCGTTTCTACACCGTTCAGACCCCCTGGGGTGAAAAAAAGTGGCGAATGGGAGACCGTTGCACCAACGCACTGGATTCCTGGCCTGACCCGGAGGTCTACGTCCATTATCCCAGCGGTCAGAACCTGGCCTACATGGACATAAGAAACCTAAACCGGACTTGGCCGGGCAGGCCTGATGGCCTTGTTACCGAGAGGACCAACTTCGCCATGATGGAGATGATACGGAACGAGGACGTCGACGTGGTTTTGGACTATCACGAGGCGGAGCTGGAATACCCTGTTGAGAACACCATAGTGGCCCACGAAAAGGCTCAGGCCGTGGCCGCCATGACCTCAATGATGCTCACTTCCGCTGTATTCCCGGTGCCTATCGGAATGGAGTTCTCCCCTACCGCCCTTCACGGTCTTTCCCACAGGGAGATAGGAGACCATAGCCAGGCTATGTCCCTTCTCGCTGAGGTTGCAGAGCCTATGCTGGACCGCATCAGGGGAATCACCGACGAAGAACTTCTCATGAGCGGCAGGGATCGTTTCGTCATGAAAGCCGGAGAGCACAAGCTTCTCTACGCCCCTATCGACGAGAGCGGTTGGCCTATTGATATCAGGGTCGGTCGTCACGTAACCACCTTCATGACCATCCTGGACGTCTTCAACCAGATCGATCCATCAAAGGCAATAGTCGTCTCAGGGATACCTTCCTATCAGGAAATGGTCGATAACGGACTCGGTATCTACTTCAAAGATCCTAAATCGGTCCCTTCGGACAGAATTTTCATGGATTAG
- a CDS encoding C69 family dipeptidase produces the protein MRSWFTLFLFCFFTCFLSPSYGCTVVVAGRDATVDGSVIASQTADGWYDSNLRYIPSMDSPPGGMAPVYLYLLGEDDRKPQRIGEIPQVSRTYGYFKTGYSSYNQHQLAIAESTIGQKDELKAFWPETKAIMTIEQLAVFALQRTKTARDAIRLMGGLAETYGFLGSCANEGEALAIADPKEAWIFEIMSVGFDWSPDSGLPGAIWVAKRVPDGHVAVLANASRIDFIDVDDRENYMFSDNYMEPAIRFGWYDPSSGVSFNWRKAYSPESGVWAPSSMWVRGRTYGIYRELAPSTNWDPYGELSSYPFSFSPEKKVSVPIVMDLLRSTLKDTVFSMEDNQAWLVPGVNGELRKSELATPLPNRGTRTLLNIPYSRPVAAKSSWSFVSQSRSWLPDDIGGVLWIGLGLPHFSCYVPIYSGSRDTLESWRNFDPEFFDPLSMRWCVSLAGDLVNRVYQRAIKDLLDVRAPMEGEFIRSQPEVEREALDLYAHSPENSSQFLTALTLSRMDMVHKAYWSLCRKLIAKYAGNKLW, from the coding sequence ATGAGGTCTTGGTTTACCCTATTTTTGTTTTGCTTTTTTACGTGTTTTTTATCACCCTCTTACGGTTGTACCGTCGTCGTAGCCGGAAGGGATGCTACCGTCGATGGTTCGGTTATAGCCTCCCAGACCGCCGATGGGTGGTACGATTCCAATTTACGGTATATTCCCTCTATGGATTCTCCTCCCGGTGGTATGGCTCCGGTGTACCTATACCTGCTGGGAGAGGACGACCGAAAGCCTCAGAGGATAGGGGAGATACCTCAGGTCTCCAGGACCTACGGATATTTCAAGACGGGCTATTCCAGCTACAACCAGCACCAGCTGGCTATCGCCGAGTCAACTATAGGTCAAAAGGACGAGCTAAAGGCCTTTTGGCCTGAGACCAAGGCCATAATGACCATAGAACAGCTCGCCGTATTCGCTCTACAGAGGACCAAAACCGCAAGGGATGCTATAAGGCTCATGGGAGGATTGGCGGAGACCTACGGTTTTCTCGGATCCTGTGCCAACGAGGGAGAGGCCCTTGCGATTGCCGATCCTAAAGAGGCTTGGATATTCGAGATAATGAGCGTAGGATTCGACTGGAGTCCTGACTCCGGTCTTCCAGGAGCCATATGGGTCGCAAAAAGGGTTCCCGACGGTCACGTGGCCGTCCTAGCTAACGCCAGTAGAATCGACTTTATCGACGTCGACGACAGGGAGAACTATATGTTCTCCGATAACTATATGGAACCTGCTATAAGGTTCGGTTGGTACGATCCATCCTCCGGCGTTTCCTTCAACTGGAGAAAGGCCTATTCCCCTGAATCAGGGGTATGGGCCCCCTCTTCCATGTGGGTCCGAGGTAGGACCTACGGCATATACAGAGAGCTTGCCCCCTCTACAAACTGGGACCCTTACGGTGAGCTTAGTTCTTACCCCTTTTCCTTCTCGCCGGAGAAAAAGGTGTCGGTGCCCATAGTGATGGACCTCCTTAGATCGACTTTGAAGGACACAGTTTTTTCCATGGAGGACAACCAGGCGTGGTTGGTTCCCGGTGTCAACGGTGAGTTGCGAAAAAGCGAACTGGCCACACCTCTACCTAACAGGGGAACGAGAACTTTATTGAACATCCCCTATTCCAGGCCGGTAGCGGCAAAATCCTCCTGGAGCTTCGTCTCCCAGAGCAGAAGCTGGCTTCCTGACGATATAGGGGGGGTCCTCTGGATAGGCCTGGGACTCCCTCACTTTTCCTGTTATGTCCCTATATACTCGGGTTCCAGAGATACCCTTGAGAGCTGGAGAAATTTTGATCCCGAGTTTTTCGACCCTCTATCGATGAGGTGGTGTGTCAGTCTGGCGGGAGACCTGGTGAATCGGGTATATCAGAGGGCTATAAAGGATCTGCTTGACGTTAGAGCCCCTATGGAGGGCGAGTTTATTCGCTCTCAGCCCGAAGTGGAGAGGGAGGCCCTTGATCTTTACGCTCATTCACCGGAAAATTCCTCTCAGTTTTTGACCGCTCTCACCTTGAGTCGGATGGATATGGTCCATAAGGCCTATTGGAGCCTCTGTCGAAAACTTATAGCTAAATACGCAGGGAATAAGCTTTGGTGA
- a CDS encoding response regulator encodes MDYIDVLVVEDDPMVADIHQSYVNSVEGFRVVGMVDNGLKALDFLRKRPVRLVILDIFLPGLDGMGTLEKIREGGSNVDVIMISASRDKSTVNRSIQAGAFDYIVKPFAFERIKAALEAFRQVVHRLTEGPSQVDQNDIDNLLLARNRKNVQSTLPKGLNPHVLKKVEELIARADRPLSSVEAADVIGVSRITARRYLEYLVASGSATMEREYQEVGRPINKYLIVK; translated from the coding sequence ATGGATTACATCGATGTATTAGTGGTGGAGGACGATCCTATGGTCGCCGATATCCATCAGAGTTACGTGAACTCGGTGGAAGGATTCCGGGTGGTCGGCATGGTCGATAACGGCCTTAAGGCGTTGGATTTTCTGAGGAAACGACCTGTCAGACTGGTTATTCTGGATATATTTCTCCCCGGCCTTGACGGTATGGGAACCCTTGAGAAGATCAGAGAGGGCGGAAGCAACGTGGACGTCATAATGATCTCGGCGTCCAGGGATAAATCCACCGTCAACAGAAGCATCCAGGCGGGGGCTTTCGACTATATAGTTAAGCCCTTCGCCTTCGAGAGGATAAAGGCGGCACTGGAGGCCTTTAGGCAGGTGGTCCATCGGTTGACCGAGGGACCTAGTCAGGTGGATCAGAACGACATAGATAACCTGCTGTTGGCAAGAAACAGGAAAAACGTTCAAAGCACCTTGCCTAAAGGGCTAAACCCTCACGTTCTCAAAAAAGTGGAGGAGCTTATCGCCAGAGCGGACAGGCCTCTCTCGTCGGTGGAGGCCGCCGACGTCATAGGGGTGTCCAGGATAACCGCCAGGCGTTATCTGGAGTACCTAGTGGCCTCAGGGTCGGCTACTATGGAGAGGGAATACCAGGAGGTCGGAAGGCCTATAAATAAATATTTAATAGTTAAGTGA
- a CDS encoding helix-turn-helix domain-containing protein, giving the protein MSEIMTIEELAVYLKISKSSMYKLCQEGKIPGNKVGRHWRFQREVIDSWLADHSVSSDHGSISMKNLRTIVDQAIKAAEKGEPLGDGLLEKIVDDVVGGDSNGLCQD; this is encoded by the coding sequence GTGAGCGAGATCATGACCATAGAGGAACTGGCCGTTTATCTTAAGATATCAAAGTCAAGCATGTATAAACTCTGTCAAGAGGGAAAAATTCCGGGCAACAAGGTGGGACGGCATTGGCGTTTTCAGAGGGAAGTTATAGATAGTTGGCTGGCGGACCACTCGGTAAGTTCCGATCATGGCTCTATCTCCATGAAAAACCTCAGAACTATCGTGGACCAGGCCATAAAGGCCGCTGAAAAAGGCGAACCTCTAGGAGATGGCCTTCTCGAAAAAATAGTGGACGATGTGGTAGGAGGGGATTCAAATGGACTTTGCCAGGATTAG
- a CDS encoding DUF6305 family protein — translation MRKFLAVATIVSLVTMSSLVAFASQAPEVKDPIIVTTCGQSPAAVMIKMSSMQAGFKAEHNNNLTAADIKGKGYATLIVTSGTSMKGMGAAGTNVDKEIARTLELMDAAKAEGLLVVGAHVEGMARRTDQSDQASIDAVLSKADVILVTIDSDSDGFFTKYGEEHDKPVIKVKDALGIGQGLKN, via the coding sequence ATGCGTAAGTTTTTAGCGGTTGCAACGATAGTCTCCCTGGTGACGATGTCGTCTCTGGTCGCCTTTGCCTCTCAGGCTCCTGAGGTAAAAGACCCCATAATCGTCACCACCTGCGGCCAGAGTCCCGCTGCGGTAATGATCAAGATGTCCTCAATGCAGGCCGGTTTCAAGGCGGAGCACAACAACAACCTTACCGCCGCCGACATAAAGGGCAAAGGCTACGCCACCCTCATCGTCACCAGCGGAACCAGCATGAAGGGCATGGGGGCCGCCGGTACCAACGTCGACAAGGAGATCGCCCGTACCCTTGAGCTTATGGACGCCGCCAAGGCTGAAGGTCTTCTCGTAGTCGGAGCTCACGTAGAGGGAATGGCTCGCCGTACCGACCAGTCCGACCAGGCGTCTATAGACGCAGTCCTCTCCAAGGCCGACGTTATCCTGGTCACCATCGACAGCGACAGTGACGGCTTTTTCACCAAGTACGGCGAGGAGCACGATAAGCCTGTTATAAAGGTAAAAGACGCTCTCGGCATCGGCCAGGGCCTTAAGAACTAG